The proteins below come from a single Desulfitobacterium metallireducens DSM 15288 genomic window:
- the dndB gene encoding DNA sulfur modification protein DndB — MRKQDSFFELPAVKGIQAGMPYYSVMCPLDIVTKLFSYNDSSLSPDMRAQRILNKQRIPEMKEYILSNKNCYVFSALTASIDGDLEFVANKNSSSGYLKIAMNSRIIINDGQHRRAAIEAALQECPELRHEDISIVLYYDLGLKRSQQMFTDLNRYAARPTMSLNILYDNRDEFSVLIKECINEIPMFFGNVENEKSTISNRSKALFTLSAIFHASRDLIKGAPINDDETKKTIVSFWDAVSHNMLPWVSVKSKTISPVEFRRDYICAHAITLRALGGLGNALNNERNASDNWNDKLTFLQNINWSKNSKELQGLVMVNGRISCSRNNQKAFTEYLIEKARLENMSGTVTI, encoded by the coding sequence GTGAGAAAACAAGACTCTTTTTTTGAGCTTCCGGCCGTAAAAGGTATTCAGGCTGGAATGCCTTATTACTCTGTGATGTGTCCCTTAGACATAGTTACAAAACTGTTTAGCTATAATGATAGTTCGTTGTCTCCCGACATGAGGGCACAAAGGATTTTGAACAAACAACGTATTCCAGAAATGAAAGAGTACATACTGAGTAATAAGAATTGTTATGTCTTTTCTGCACTTACCGCATCAATTGACGGAGATTTAGAGTTTGTTGCCAATAAAAATAGCTCTTCTGGTTATTTGAAAATAGCTATGAATTCACGTATCATTATAAACGATGGTCAGCATCGCAGAGCAGCCATTGAGGCAGCGCTACAAGAGTGTCCAGAATTGAGACACGAGGATATTTCTATTGTTCTTTACTACGATTTGGGGCTAAAGCGATCTCAACAGATGTTTACCGACCTAAACCGATATGCAGCGCGCCCCACAATGTCCCTAAACATTTTATATGACAACAGAGATGAATTTTCTGTCTTGATCAAAGAATGCATTAACGAAATACCTATGTTTTTTGGTAATGTAGAAAATGAAAAATCAACTATTTCCAATCGTTCCAAAGCTCTGTTTACCTTAAGTGCTATTTTTCACGCGTCGAGAGACCTCATTAAAGGAGCTCCGATAAACGATGATGAAACCAAGAAAACCATTGTCTCGTTCTGGGACGCAGTTTCGCATAATATGCTTCCCTGGGTCAGTGTAAAAAGCAAAACCATCTCTCCGGTTGAATTTCGAAGAGATTATATATGTGCCCACGCTATTACTCTTCGAGCACTTGGCGGTTTAGGAAATGCTCTGAATAATGAACGGAACGCCTCTGACAACTGGAATGACAAACTAACTTTTTTACAGAACATAAACTGGTCTAAAAATAGTAAGGAACTACAAGGACTTGTGATGGTGAATGGACGCATATCTTGTTCGCGTAATAACCAGAAAGCTTTTACTGAATACTTGATTGAAAAAGCTAGATTAGAAAATATGTCAGGAACGGTAACTATATGA
- the dndC gene encoding DNA phosphorothioation system sulfurtransferase DndC codes for MSITKQNIKELYEIIKNLYLEDDIPWVVGYSGGKDSTATLQLVWLALSELPLELRKRKAVHVICTDTLVESPVVAKWVEISLERMKNRAKALDMPIIPHRLIPDYNDTFWVNLLGRGYPFPHTNFRWCTDRLKIKPANTFVQNIVSSYGEVILLLGTRKAESANRARTMQHYENLRVRDFLSPNETMQNELVFSPLENWTNDDVWTFLMQYKNPWGHSNKDLLTMYRGATEDGECPLIINSDTPSCGKSRFGCWVCTLVEQDKSMAAMIMNDSEKEWMTPLLEFRNEIGDAEADRSRRDFRRMTGNTHMFKGRLVHGPYIKSVREGWLKKLLTIQTEINQNGPEEFRNLELITLEELNIIRQIWLDEKHEFDDSLPDIYKEVTGRDFVIFLHHLETSYGKAEWEILADVCHALYPDEKLLFEMTARIVDIEQKSSDIKQRKGILGDIEAQIKRGFFRDEEDAKAFTVAKVQRKKNMGAFYDKNAESEEEQLNFYKVEDN; via the coding sequence ATGAGCATAACAAAACAAAATATTAAAGAGTTGTATGAAATCATCAAAAATTTGTATCTAGAAGATGATATCCCATGGGTAGTTGGTTATTCTGGAGGAAAGGATAGCACCGCTACCCTGCAATTGGTATGGTTAGCTTTATCGGAATTACCACTAGAATTGCGCAAAAGAAAAGCCGTACATGTGATTTGCACTGATACCTTGGTAGAGTCTCCTGTTGTTGCTAAATGGGTGGAAATTTCATTAGAACGAATGAAAAATAGGGCTAAAGCATTGGATATGCCAATTATTCCCCATAGGTTAATTCCTGATTACAATGACACTTTTTGGGTGAATCTTTTAGGACGGGGGTACCCCTTCCCTCACACCAACTTTAGATGGTGCACTGATCGCTTAAAAATTAAACCGGCAAATACTTTCGTTCAAAACATAGTATCTTCATATGGAGAAGTTATTCTTCTATTAGGTACAAGAAAGGCCGAGAGTGCCAATCGTGCTCGAACAATGCAACATTATGAAAATCTCCGAGTCCGTGACTTTTTAAGTCCTAATGAAACAATGCAAAATGAGCTAGTTTTTTCACCACTTGAAAACTGGACAAATGATGATGTCTGGACGTTCTTAATGCAATATAAAAATCCTTGGGGTCATTCCAATAAAGATTTACTAACAATGTATCGAGGTGCTACAGAAGATGGTGAGTGTCCTTTAATTATTAATTCAGATACCCCCAGTTGTGGCAAAAGTCGTTTTGGATGCTGGGTTTGTACTCTGGTAGAACAGGATAAGTCAATGGCGGCCATGATCATGAATGACAGCGAAAAAGAATGGATGACACCTTTACTGGAATTCAGAAATGAAATCGGGGATGCTGAAGCCGATAGATCGAGGCGAGACTTTAGAAGAATGACAGGTAATACGCATATGTTCAAAGGACGCCTTGTTCACGGTCCATATATAAAATCGGTACGTGAAGGCTGGCTCAAAAAATTGCTCACGATCCAAACCGAAATCAACCAGAACGGACCAGAAGAATTTAGAAATCTTGAGCTAATAACCTTAGAAGAACTAAATATTATAAGGCAGATTTGGCTTGACGAGAAGCATGAGTTTGACGATTCCCTTCCTGATATCTATAAGGAGGTTACTGGAAGAGATTTTGTAATTTTCCTCCACCACCTAGAAACTTCTTATGGAAAAGCAGAGTGGGAAATTCTTGCTGATGTTTGTCATGCTTTATATCCGGATGAAAAGCTTCTCTTTGAAATGACAGCTCGCATCGTTGATATCGAACAAAAGTCTTCCGACATAAAGCAACGAAAAGGTATTTTAGGGGATATTGAAGCCCAAATCAAGCGTGGATTTTTTCGCGATGAAGAAGACGCTAAAGCCTTTACAGTGGCTAAAGTTCAGCGCAAAAAAAACATGGGCGCTTTCTATGACAAAAATGCTGAATCTGAAGAAGAACAATTAAATTTTTACAAAGTGGAGGATAATTAA
- a CDS encoding methyltransferase family protein, translated as MERKTNLSASKAYRIPAIIMIVMGLVLFFPAGSLRFWQAWIFWIGISALTLFITAYFLKKDPDLLSRRMKVKDQENTRKPPAFFNLFMLGYLIPGLDFRFHWSAVPVLLVIAANAVVFLGYIFIILVFKQNSYASTVIQVEKEQQVITTGLYAIVRHPMYLGMLIMSLFTPLALGSYWAIIPFLLTIPWTVIRIKIEEETLLRDLPGYKHYCLKTRYHLIPLIW; from the coding sequence ATGGAAAGAAAGACTAATCTGTCTGCGTCAAAAGCTTATCGTATACCCGCAATTATTATGATCGTGATGGGTCTCGTTTTATTTTTTCCGGCAGGTTCGTTAAGGTTTTGGCAGGCATGGATTTTTTGGATAGGTATCTCTGCCCTTACGCTTTTTATTACGGCTTACTTTTTGAAAAAGGATCCCGACCTTTTATCGAGACGAATGAAGGTTAAAGACCAGGAAAATACGCGAAAACCTCCCGCCTTTTTTAACTTATTTATGCTAGGCTACTTAATTCCCGGTCTTGATTTTCGATTTCATTGGTCAGCTGTGCCTGTTTTGCTTGTAATTGCAGCGAATGCTGTTGTTTTCTTAGGTTATATCTTTATTATCCTTGTTTTTAAGCAAAATAGTTATGCTTCAACTGTCATCCAGGTTGAAAAAGAACAGCAGGTTATAACAACCGGCCTCTACGCCATAGTTCGCCATCCGATGTACCTAGGGATGTTAATAATGTCACTGTTTACCCCTCTGGCCCTTGGTTCGTATTGGGCGATAATACCTTTTCTTCTCACTATACCATGGACTGTAATTAGGATAAAAATCGAAGAGGAAACTCTTTTACGAGACCTGCCAGGATACAAACACTATTGTTTAAAGACACGTTATCATTTGATTCCGTTAATTTGGTGA
- a CDS encoding metallophosphoesterase family protein codes for MKIKKIMNIAVISLCLCLATGVGAFIYNAEGSYKINNDFVSVPLQFNPDDSSSTYQMNKAEVTVYGGFVKGIQKDKDGTESLVIRALSPLPSLEIKGNTTDNISLRLENINPDFYAKSIVTNNLPSAKVTVNTLQLSVALDVGKIINIDPIQPAGTDSTGKYKYVILGDNRDGYDTFAQIIQQANGLDPVFVIDNGDLVFSGKPNQYRLFDKTVGNISTTFCTTLGNHDIRGNGRDSYTTLYGPAYYSFDFANSHFVFLDSSPGWAEKQAISDEQYTWLENDLKKAQGKRIFVISHIPPQDPRSGVTKNEIPNYVDEVKDNGNWLEQKLNNYSETKSMNHGFQDSEEAAKFENLMSTYHVDTVYLSHIHSYLEYTKDGVRYLITGGAGAELLTENSYYHYMIAKMGDVKTTTIVELPSPANNYLARYGATIQLFANAMYEENPVAVVFLMAGIVLLLLLLIIKIYLWKSQPFNNLGRWLLDTGKYAVKRFKELFGNKG; via the coding sequence ATGAAAATAAAGAAGATCATGAACATAGCAGTAATTTCTTTGTGTTTATGCCTTGCTACTGGTGTTGGAGCCTTTATATATAATGCTGAAGGTTCATATAAAATAAACAACGATTTTGTAAGTGTCCCACTTCAGTTTAACCCGGACGACTCTTCATCAACTTATCAAATGAATAAAGCAGAAGTCACCGTTTATGGAGGTTTTGTTAAGGGAATTCAAAAGGATAAAGATGGTACAGAAAGCCTTGTTATCAGGGCGTTGTCCCCCTTGCCTTCTTTGGAAATTAAAGGAAATACAACGGACAATATTTCGTTGAGACTTGAAAACATAAACCCTGATTTTTATGCAAAGAGTATTGTTACAAACAACTTGCCGAGTGCAAAGGTGACGGTCAACACCTTGCAGTTAAGTGTAGCATTAGATGTCGGGAAAATTATTAATATCGACCCCATACAGCCAGCCGGGACTGATAGTACGGGAAAATATAAATATGTAATACTAGGGGATAATCGGGATGGCTACGATACGTTTGCTCAGATCATTCAGCAGGCGAACGGATTAGATCCGGTATTTGTTATTGACAATGGGGACCTGGTATTCAGTGGAAAACCAAACCAATACAGATTGTTTGATAAGACGGTGGGAAACATCTCTACGACATTTTGCACGACTCTGGGCAATCACGATATTCGCGGGAATGGCCGGGACTCCTATACCACGTTATATGGCCCTGCTTATTATTCTTTTGATTTCGCAAACAGTCATTTTGTGTTTTTGGATTCATCTCCAGGCTGGGCAGAAAAACAAGCGATTTCAGACGAACAATATACCTGGCTAGAAAATGATTTAAAAAAGGCGCAGGGTAAACGTATTTTTGTTATTAGCCATATTCCGCCCCAAGACCCACGAAGTGGTGTAACAAAAAATGAAATTCCAAACTATGTAGACGAAGTTAAAGACAACGGAAATTGGCTGGAACAGAAATTAAACAACTACAGTGAAACCAAAAGCATGAATCATGGTTTCCAGGATTCAGAGGAAGCGGCAAAGTTTGAAAATCTCATGAGTACCTATCATGTAGATACGGTTTACTTATCTCATATCCACAGCTATCTGGAATACACAAAAGATGGTGTGCGTTATCTTATTACGGGTGGTGCAGGAGCAGAGCTTTTGACAGAAAATAGCTATTATCATTATATGATAGCAAAAATGGGTGATGTTAAAACCACCACAATAGTTGAATTGCCATCACCGGCAAATAACTATCTTGCGAGATATGGGGCAACTATACAATTATTTGCTAATGCGATGTATGAAGAAAATCCTGTTGCAGTTGTGTTTCTAATGGCAGGAATTGTTTTACTCTTGCTATTACTAATTATCAAGATTTATCTGTGGAAAAGCCAACCATTCAATAATTTGGGAAGATGGCTGCTTGATACCGGAAAATATGCAGTGAAACGTTTTAAGGAGTTATTTGGGAATAAAGGTTAA
- a CDS encoding FRG domain-containing protein, with translation MLNGVQPASPVTQCVARIKSVEEYLNAVNNAFQRICTTTGRCELWYRGQNELNQPSKPVPWDLIPNIARKPRNPLMEVIYLSKFKSYAIPFVQGLPSFPIPNGPAAYWHWLFIMQHYGVPTRILDWSRDALTGLFFALDGRTANDGRPDAAVWILNPVRLNEAFSFHSFVKPGYIPNVDEETFNLYFGPNAEILANKKPAAAIGPLNNPHIVAQKGVFTVFPHDKEITPLNLLPDASNYLLEICVDAASIPLILAQLERYGVTRFTLYPDITEVSRQINLEVQEEGQLPTAALSSIQNIPRL, from the coding sequence ATGCTTAATGGAGTACAGCCTGCAAGTCCGGTTACTCAATGTGTGGCTCGGATTAAGAGTGTTGAAGAGTATCTAAATGCCGTGAATAATGCGTTCCAGAGAATCTGCACCACTACGGGGAGATGTGAATTATGGTACCGCGGTCAAAACGAACTAAACCAACCCTCAAAACCAGTTCCATGGGATCTAATACCCAACATCGCTCGAAAACCGCGCAATCCCCTCATGGAAGTTATCTATCTATCTAAATTCAAGTCCTATGCAATTCCTTTTGTTCAGGGGTTGCCCTCTTTCCCTATACCGAATGGTCCAGCTGCTTATTGGCACTGGCTCTTTATAATGCAGCACTATGGGGTGCCAACCCGAATATTGGATTGGAGTCGCGACGCGCTCACTGGCCTTTTCTTCGCATTGGACGGTCGGACAGCCAACGATGGTCGACCCGATGCCGCTGTTTGGATTCTTAATCCCGTTCGGCTCAATGAAGCGTTCTCCTTTCATAGTTTTGTTAAACCTGGCTATATCCCCAATGTTGATGAAGAAACTTTCAATCTCTACTTTGGACCCAATGCTGAAATCCTTGCCAACAAGAAACCTGCCGCAGCCATCGGTCCCTTAAACAACCCGCATATCGTCGCTCAAAAAGGTGTTTTCACTGTATTCCCCCATGATAAAGAAATTACCCCGCTAAATCTTTTGCCAGACGCTTCAAACTATCTCCTTGAGATCTGTGTTGATGCTGCAAGCATTCCTTTAATCTTGGCTCAACTTGAGCGCTATGGCGTGACAAGATTTACACTCTACCCAGATATCACTGAAGTTTCCCGTCAAATCAACCTTGAAGTCCAAGAGGAAGGCCAGCTGCCTACTGCTGCCCTAAGTTCCATTCAGAATATTCCACGGCTATAA
- the dndD gene encoding DNA sulfur modification protein DndD, producing MKIKRLTLHNFGIYANTNLFDFVTEKQIILIGGMNGRGKTTILEAILLALYGRRSFAFAESKTSFPNYLKKLVNKADGTNTSSIELLFELSSGEDNNNYNVKREWSLHSANTILKTSVYKDDRYDQVLSENWNMFIEEMLPSAIAPLFFFDGEKISELAVSDDHTFLLKSIKTLLGIDVIDQAISDIQRIITNKKKAIKSDDDAKEIGLYDEKIKNIDLLAKAAAETLGHLKIEEINLAQKLEKAENDFMTMGGHLVSNRNDLMNKKNTLEVSLEKLNEQLINIVSEDLPLLMMLPLLNQILDVSNQEREQRGIKAAIAQLPILFERFDKTKDKRLDFDEFMHFINSISMDVQTVYNLSEAGHIQLKMLCDSLPRRQKNDVLQVLDQRQDLLKQLAEVENYLSIDIDETSTGIQYKTILELTAKLATIKEKFRIAQEDYNAKNAQYDDMRREQLKVIEKAVANLESIDEARRIITYSGRALKVLEEYKIHLQLSKTRFLAETMTQCFKKIVSKQNLISDIQIEPKTLKFIYLNQNGEQINRSTFSAGEKQLLMIAMLWALGICSKKQLPIIIDTPLARLDSAHRESLITNYLPEASDQTILLSTDSEISGKYYDMLRPYVGREFTLKYNDETQQTLIENGYFGGAVK from the coding sequence ATGAAGATTAAACGCCTGACCCTCCACAATTTCGGAATCTATGCAAACACTAATCTATTTGATTTTGTTACCGAAAAACAAATTATTCTTATTGGTGGAATGAATGGGCGCGGCAAAACTACCATTTTGGAAGCAATCCTTCTAGCTCTTTATGGAAGGCGGTCCTTTGCCTTTGCAGAAAGCAAGACATCATTTCCCAACTATTTAAAGAAACTTGTAAATAAAGCTGATGGGACAAACACGTCATCTATCGAACTGCTGTTTGAATTATCCTCGGGTGAAGATAATAACAATTATAATGTTAAAAGGGAATGGTCTCTGCACTCTGCAAATACCATTCTTAAAACAAGCGTATATAAAGATGACAGATACGATCAAGTTCTTTCAGAAAACTGGAATATGTTTATCGAAGAAATGCTTCCAAGTGCAATCGCCCCACTTTTTTTCTTTGATGGCGAAAAAATATCTGAGTTGGCGGTTTCGGATGACCATACATTTCTCTTGAAATCAATTAAAACCTTACTTGGAATCGATGTGATTGATCAAGCTATATCAGATATCCAACGTATCATTACCAATAAGAAAAAGGCAATTAAGTCAGATGATGACGCAAAAGAAATTGGTCTTTATGATGAAAAAATAAAGAATATAGATTTACTTGCAAAAGCAGCTGCCGAAACCCTAGGCCACTTAAAAATTGAAGAAATCAATCTTGCGCAAAAACTTGAAAAAGCAGAAAACGACTTTATGACCATGGGTGGCCATTTAGTTTCCAACCGAAATGATCTAATGAATAAGAAAAACACCTTAGAAGTGTCTCTAGAAAAGCTGAATGAGCAACTTATTAACATAGTTTCTGAAGATCTCCCACTTTTAATGATGCTTCCACTCTTAAACCAAATTCTTGACGTCTCTAATCAGGAGCGTGAACAAAGAGGAATCAAAGCTGCTATTGCCCAATTACCAATTCTCTTTGAGAGGTTCGATAAAACAAAGGATAAAAGGCTTGACTTTGATGAATTCATGCACTTTATTAATAGCATATCGATGGATGTACAAACGGTTTACAATTTATCAGAGGCAGGACATATCCAATTAAAAATGCTTTGTGATTCCTTGCCCAGGCGTCAGAAAAATGACGTCTTGCAGGTTTTGGACCAACGACAGGATTTGCTTAAACAATTAGCTGAAGTGGAAAATTATTTGTCAATCGATATCGATGAAACTTCAACCGGTATTCAATACAAAACCATCTTGGAATTGACAGCAAAATTGGCTACTATTAAGGAAAAATTTCGCATTGCTCAGGAAGATTACAATGCTAAAAATGCTCAATACGATGACATGAGACGTGAGCAGCTTAAGGTTATCGAGAAGGCTGTTGCCAATTTGGAAAGTATCGACGAAGCAAGAAGAATCATAACCTATTCGGGAAGAGCCTTGAAGGTACTTGAGGAGTATAAGATCCATTTACAGCTATCAAAGACAAGGTTTTTAGCCGAAACCATGACACAATGCTTCAAAAAAATTGTTTCAAAACAAAACCTAATTAGCGATATTCAAATTGAACCTAAGACACTTAAATTTATTTACTTAAATCAAAATGGAGAACAGATAAATAGGTCTACTTTTTCTGCTGGAGAAAAACAACTTTTGATGATTGCCATGCTTTGGGCTCTAGGCATCTGTTCGAAAAAGCAACTTCCTATTATTATTGATACTCCACTCGCTCGTTTGGATAGTGCTCATCGAGAGTCCTTAATTACAAACTATCTTCCTGAAGCCAGTGACCAGACGATTCTTCTTTCAACAGATTCAGAAATCAGCGGGAAATATTATGACATGTTACGCCCATATGTTGGACGAGAATTCACTTTGAAATACAATGATGAAACACAACAGACCTTGATAGAAAATGGTTACTTTGGAGGTGCGGTAAAGTGA
- a CDS encoding polyprenyl synthetase family protein, which yields MPKFNMTTIVNAAECYQIAEQKAIEYFKSLYQQLAFKTYSSTLTKDILSWKHNHIHHHSFLSGLFGRKDKPNSQEYHKYIHWLDYTGKLDNYLDRSIAYIFLRDLGKALDSPATQARIQHVVDSLKEQLTRSVTLDRANGTEKISFVGLYRNAQKEGVGSTLLWVLDKLKTMSDHLPKELDAVHAQRKVIKIIAGVLMHEIEEMSSNTSPEERSRKIDEAIRLGYSYGLTYPLIDDLLDSKVLSLEEKKRYSELIRTTLITGNVPELGEWIGMNSDLVKYVHSELSDSFEYIKVHQRPGAQKSFFELAYVFFNAQDVDRVKDLSNQNYSNEDLYIPVILKSSFSRLIARSVISAPVDIGFDNRTFYYGIYNQLADDFSDMFEDLKEERVTPYTYYIKYHVQRQDLINPFELYWTVISNLIHNVYHSDTKTCEVILDRAINGLKRFKERMGTERYDEVMGLFASVNPKFNDLVQKMVRKADDVDFLDKLLRDRMITILKNEKAEQEAFVDTIQTVGKQISGILNIAKTLDNPLLNQTIIDSANYSLEAGGKKVRPLMAWAMGVNGYGLDPKAIAPLLRSLEYMHTASLIYDDLPSQDNAYTRRGRQTLHVVYNIAIAELTGLFLTQKAIEELTSLDPFDPKIVLNLIQYATRLIEDMCKGQAMDLDSKGKRLTLEQLNMMYFYKTGLAFEASLVMPAILAQEKEAQIEALKEFAHHAGIAFQIKDDLLDAEGDPVLLGKLTGKDVENNNSTFVTLLGSEGARKEMWDHYCQAMEELEYVPRNTTFLKQLLNYIVKRDH from the coding sequence GTGCCAAAATTTAACATGACGACGATTGTTAATGCTGCTGAATGTTATCAAATTGCTGAGCAAAAAGCTATCGAATATTTTAAATCACTTTATCAGCAGCTTGCCTTCAAGACCTATTCCTCGACTCTGACAAAGGATATCCTGTCATGGAAACATAATCATATCCATCATCATTCATTTCTTTCTGGCCTTTTTGGCCGGAAGGATAAACCGAACTCTCAGGAGTATCACAAATATATCCATTGGCTGGATTACACCGGTAAATTGGACAATTACCTGGACAGAAGCATCGCCTATATTTTCTTGCGCGATCTGGGCAAAGCTTTGGATTCCCCCGCCACTCAGGCCCGTATCCAGCATGTAGTGGATAGTTTAAAAGAACAGCTGACCCGTTCGGTCACTTTAGATAGGGCAAACGGAACCGAGAAGATAAGCTTTGTCGGGTTGTACCGAAACGCTCAGAAGGAAGGTGTCGGATCCACCTTGCTTTGGGTGTTGGACAAATTAAAGACAATGTCGGATCATCTTCCGAAAGAGCTCGATGCTGTTCATGCCCAGCGAAAAGTGATTAAAATCATTGCCGGTGTGCTCATGCACGAGATCGAAGAAATGAGCAGCAATACCTCGCCAGAAGAACGCTCTCGGAAAATTGATGAAGCTATTCGACTGGGCTATTCTTATGGCCTCACCTATCCGCTCATCGACGATCTGCTTGATTCCAAGGTCTTGTCCCTCGAGGAGAAAAAACGATATTCCGAACTGATTCGTACTACACTCATCACTGGAAATGTACCGGAATTAGGTGAATGGATAGGAATGAACAGTGATCTGGTCAAATATGTTCATTCGGAACTGTCGGATAGCTTTGAGTATATTAAGGTGCATCAGCGACCTGGAGCCCAGAAATCCTTTTTCGAGCTAGCTTATGTATTTTTTAATGCTCAGGATGTTGACCGGGTGAAGGACCTGTCCAATCAAAACTACTCCAATGAAGACCTCTATATTCCAGTTATTTTGAAATCCTCTTTTTCTAGACTAATCGCCCGTTCGGTGATCAGTGCACCTGTGGATATTGGATTTGACAACCGAACTTTCTATTATGGCATCTACAACCAGTTGGCGGATGATTTTTCTGATATGTTTGAGGACTTGAAGGAAGAAAGGGTCACACCCTATACTTATTATATAAAATACCATGTTCAACGGCAGGACTTGATCAACCCCTTTGAATTATATTGGACAGTTATCTCTAATCTAATCCATAACGTGTATCACTCCGACACGAAGACCTGCGAAGTGATTTTGGATCGTGCAATCAACGGGCTGAAACGATTTAAAGAACGGATGGGAACTGAAAGATACGACGAAGTCATGGGGCTATTTGCTTCTGTAAATCCGAAATTTAATGATCTTGTTCAAAAAATGGTCCGAAAGGCGGATGATGTAGATTTCTTGGATAAACTCCTTCGCGATAGGATGATCACGATTCTGAAAAATGAAAAGGCGGAGCAGGAAGCCTTTGTCGATACGATACAAACCGTGGGTAAGCAGATCAGCGGTATCTTAAATATCGCGAAAACTCTGGATAATCCACTTCTGAACCAAACCATTATTGACTCCGCAAATTATAGTCTGGAAGCCGGGGGAAAGAAGGTGCGACCGCTGATGGCCTGGGCCATGGGCGTAAACGGGTACGGATTAGACCCGAAGGCAATTGCACCGCTTCTCCGATCCTTGGAGTATATGCATACTGCATCCTTGATCTACGATGACCTCCCCTCCCAGGATAATGCATATACTCGACGAGGCAGACAAACCCTACATGTGGTGTATAATATCGCTATAGCTGAATTGACGGGTCTCTTTCTAACCCAAAAGGCTATTGAGGAATTGACGTCTCTTGACCCGTTCGATCCCAAAATCGTGTTGAACTTGATTCAGTATGCAACCCGCCTGATAGAGGATATGTGCAAAGGTCAGGCGATGGATTTGGATTCTAAAGGTAAACGATTGACGCTGGAGCAATTGAATATGATGTATTTTTATAAAACAGGGCTAGCTTTCGAAGCTTCACTTGTTATGCCGGCTATTCTCGCACAGGAGAAAGAAGCGCAAATTGAAGCTTTGAAAGAATTCGCCCATCATGCAGGTATCGCCTTTCAGATCAAGGACGACCTGCTTGATGCTGAAGGTGATCCCGTCTTACTAGGAAAACTGACAGGCAAAGATGTTGAAAATAACAATTCAACCTTTGTGACACTCCTCGGATCGGAGGGTGCCAGAAAGGAGATGTGGGATCATTACTGTCAGGCAATGGAGGAGTTGGAATATGTACCGCGAAATACCACTTTTCTAAAGCAGTTACTGAATTACATTGTGAAAAGGGATCATTAA
- a CDS encoding MerR family transcriptional regulator: MENRIRISDFAKLTGSTLKTIMYYHKIGLLQEPERSSGGYRLYGPAELTRMQSIKRLKSLGLDLKRIKEILGKMHNLKTMREVLQSLRTELLNEITTLEERVAKIEKLLDEDAEDAVFLDENTFESPSFQRVKEILGHEQIDKYIQTSPEIYAQQQKLFGILDDFQWGQDHRETFLSLAEYFKDHPEKYQMALDSAKRLTKLDQLSADDPEVEALAKDSAEIMKSIPLFEGVNPSLSKAMENLYDGMVAGVLSPARMKHKRLVEQYLKERSGFDGKKD; the protein is encoded by the coding sequence GTGGAGAATAGGATAAGAATCAGTGATTTTGCCAAATTAACCGGAAGCACATTAAAAACAATTATGTATTACCACAAGATCGGTTTACTACAGGAGCCAGAGCGTTCTTCGGGGGGATACCGTTTGTACGGACCAGCTGAACTAACACGTATGCAGTCAATCAAACGATTAAAATCCCTGGGACTGGACTTAAAACGCATCAAGGAAATACTAGGAAAGATGCACAATTTAAAAACCATGCGGGAAGTATTACAGTCTTTAAGAACTGAGCTTCTAAACGAGATAACGACTCTTGAAGAACGAGTGGCGAAGATTGAGAAATTGCTAGATGAAGATGCAGAAGACGCGGTATTTCTGGATGAAAACACCTTCGAATCTCCTTCTTTCCAAAGGGTCAAAGAGATCCTTGGGCATGAGCAGATTGATAAATATATTCAAACCAGCCCGGAAATATATGCTCAGCAGCAAAAATTATTTGGCATCTTAGATGATTTTCAGTGGGGCCAGGATCATCGGGAAACGTTTCTGTCATTGGCCGAATACTTTAAAGATCATCCTGAAAAGTACCAAATGGCTTTGGATAGTGCGAAGCGTTTGACCAAGCTGGATCAGCTGTCTGCAGATGATCCGGAGGTCGAAGCTCTGGCCAAGGACTCTGCTGAAATCATGAAGAGTATACCTTTGTTCGAGGGGGTTAATCCGTCACTGAGCAAAGCTATGGAAAACTTATATGATGGAATGGTTGCAGGAGTTCTCTCACCAGCCCGAATGAAACATAAGCGCCTTGTTGAACAATATCTCAAGGAAAGGAGTGGTTTCGATGGAAAGAAAGACTAA